CTACTTTTTAATGCCTACTTATTCCACTGCATATCTTGCGCAAGTGCATTGTGACATCGTTACCGAGAAACGGATTTAGAATTTAATCGTACgttaaatttatgtatatattaaaaaaatttattaactatATAAAAATCACTTATCAAGAAATAAGTAATAGAATAGTCGATTTTTCTTGGGACACGAGTAGAAATATTGAACGTTACAGATAAGTGTTCGATTCCTCTCAACACATGTATTCTAACGaagtttttatctttaatttgaaaaaaaatgtgtataCTTCTAGCTCGATATATTGTGGTAGAGTGATACGTACTCTTTTATCATAAACTCCAGAGGTTTTAAGTTTGAATCTCTCTACATACGAAAGTCACCCCAACATGAATTTTTAACATAAATTCAAATAGTCAGACTTCAATATAGAAATACGAGTGTTGAAaccgaaaaaaatatttaaagaaccCAAAAATATGACCTCATGGAGTACCAACTTTATATGTAAGCATAGACTATTCATGACATAATTTTACGTAAGCCATATATCATGTAACGCGTAAGTTGGCCTAACGACCGTTGACGCTAATTTACAACCCCACACACCCtccctatattttttttcatattttatacgcggaaaaaatatttattcgtACTGAGTATTTATAGTTAATTAAGTAGTAAGAAAATgtacattttgaaaaataaatcgTATGATTAATATGTGTGTGAAACCTAACATAGAATTATAACGTAAATTTTATAGGTTCTGAAATTTAGGAATAAGTTAAAAACTAGAAAACAagttttaaatctattttttgtGATATAGCATAAAAATAGCATTTAATATTCAGTTTCCGATTCTACTTTTGATAAATTGTTACTATTTTCTAATTACAAAGTCTGAGAAATGATTATTCGTGAATTTTAAATCTTTCGAAAACAGACCTTCTGCATTCACCAGATAcaaataatgtttatatatatgttatttttcttaCCAACCACACTTGTGATTTATCCTTTATCTCAATACGtatatatttagaatttgaatcgAAATTAATAGGTAGTACCAAACTCATACTATATAACCCCCTCAATAGTATGAAAAGATATAaactaaatatacaaataactTTTGACTTTTTTAATATCCtacttctatatatatatacacatatcaATTCCATTTTCTATATTTCCTCAACACAATCATAGTCattccaaagaaaaataaaaatatcatacataacaatttttatttttaattttttcacaatGCAAGATGCACTTCCATACAAATcatggaattttttttcaacaaattccACGGTTCTAAACAAATCTTCGTCTCTAAAGATCAATCAAATCAATTACTCTAAAgggaatttcaagaaaatggtAACGGAAAACGCCGTTATAGTTTTTAGACGACGTGGATGTTGTATGAGCCACGTCATCAAACGTTTACTTCAATGTCTTGGAGCGAACCCCGTTATGTATGACATTGAAGAAAAATACGAAAATGAGGCAATAACCGAACTAGAGGACATCGGAAAATCTATCGATGGTGGCGGTGATCGGAGAGAGGATCGGAGTTTGTCATCGCCGTTGCCGGCGGTGTTTATCGGAGGAGAGTTGTTCGGAGGATTGGATCGGATTATGGAAGCTCATATTAGTGGTGAATTATGTCCTGTTTTGAAAAATGCAGGGGCCTTATGgctataatttttaattttatattatatatatatatatatatatatatatatatatatatatatatatatatatatatatatatatatatatatagtaacaatttaactacgatattatattttctttttatttttaacaaaaagatTTGTATCGAGATTGGCTTTTGATGAACTACGTACTTCTAGGCGAACTCGTGGCTTGTcttgaaatataatattattattttatctgatgtttcaatttatgtgacacttttcaattgttaaatgtttatttaattgGTCTTTTGAAGCGTATATTAGATTatcaattcattattttattatttttaattaatttagaattattcgaaaaatactataaatttatAATCGTTCATATgtcaataaaatcaaaaaatacatttaagattattgtcattatttatatagtttgaatctcaaaaaacaaaaatgtcaaatttagaaagaaaaaagctAGCTAATACAAGTggaaacaatttaatttttatatccCATGTTTATTATAGATATTTTCGGAGGCGGACCCACATGGTGTCCGCCAGATGCTCGAGCTCCCATTAACTTCGttacgaaatatatatatatatctctatGTAGAAATTGAtaggtatttgtataaaattaatatagagCACCCACAACCTTAAATTCCTAGAACCACCGCTGAATATTTTGCTTTGATTTATGTGATTTATCTTCTTTGACcatgttttttccttaaatacgtgaattattaattattataatttgataatataCTATAAGGTTGAATTTGTGTTCTAGATTCTTTTGTTGGTGCCAGCAAATTATATTTGACATTTTGAGGATTTTAGTTTGACTTTGGAATTAAGAGAACAGTGGTGacctataatttttatttgattattattgtcttaattgttaatttcaaaacttatattTAAGTCACGGTCGAAGTTTctaaattttcttataattaaagttgataatttttaatattttaatgaaattatcaACCTTAGTATATGATAATACTGATTTAATATCAGTTAagtaaaaattatcaattttactTAATGAGATTATGGACCgtaatttttttaagagaacatatatttcttgaattactttagattaatatataaacatataacaTTTTGAGTTTAATGATTTATTTACgtcgttttttttttaaaaaaaaaatgattgcgCCTTAAATAACGTTAGTGTAAATTATTTCAATAGAGAGTGTTCAACAAAGATGGGCCTGCTAGTTTTGGGCCAGAATATTGGAGCAGCTTGATAGGCAATTGTTTTTGGGAAACTTacgtaaatatattataataaaataatatttattatttatagtaataatatttttttatttgatcacttttaattcatctatagtacaagtttaatacatattacaaagataaatttgttattcaaatataatataagttttaatgatggataatacatttatcacacattttaatacaatcataatacaatgtgacaattttttaccaaataaatataatatatttcaaaaacaattataattcaaatatattgcatacataatatacttttaatacatattacagatttatcacagtattactataaatgataataaacaaaaagtatcactaaaattaataattttaaaattgtattaattcatataattttttcattaatcttTCTGGCCCAAAAACTATTTATACTTCTTTACTTTACATGCTTCAAACTCTTTTCGAATTTGCGAAAATTGTTACAGTGAAAATttcctatttttaaaattttctatttatacTTCTTCACTTTACATACtttatatttaagtttttttttatataaaagaaaaaacttttaatatggCTAAATAAcctatttaaactttaaaaaatgtaattaatttaaatttcataaattaaaattttggacTTCTCCTACTAAGaacatcttttaatttttaaaaagactcCAATGAATGAATTTTGCGACTGTCAAATCTTTTAAGCTCTTGACAATAATTGtttagtattttaatttgaCAAAGGGATTAAGAAACAGTAAATAATAAGgttaattttaacaaatcactcttaataaatataaatcatctaaatattaaaaaatagatattatttaatagtaAGGATAAAATAGacacaaaacaataaaattttcattaattgtataaacataacaaatatttttgaacaTCTAAGAATAATATAAcggacaagtaaaaataaacggAGAAAGTAGATAAAACATGTAAGAGCAATTATTATACACGATGAAACATTTTGTATCACAGAAACTGAGTTTTATATGACACATTTGTTAGTAgtaatttgaagaataaaacAAAGATGGACCTCTTAGATAAATAGTGTTTGCATGGCCACATCAAAGATACTTGTTTATAATGGCGAACtcaaaattttgttaattttcaatCATTagatatttttgtgtttatatatatatatatatatattccaccTAATAACAATGAGACAATTTACCAATATTTTCACccattcttcaaattttatatatatttatttgataattgatatgaataaatattttattgaaaactcaatgaataaaattatttatttttccaaaattcataaattatatcGTTACTATACGTATAACGTTTAATTTGATTgttaatgtattgtattgttgaatttcattgttacgtaacaatgaaaatTCCTATTTTATGGAATTACCGATTTGATGTGTTTCCATAGTTACTTAGTTTCTTTTTCCAAtcatatctttacataatatttcaaaatattattttaccctttaccttgtattatttaattctagtcaaacctcctgccttagaataattaaggatattttagtaaatttataaattacaatacaataAGATACAATCaaactaaacaattaaaatgttattaaacaacaacaaacaatacagtttagctaaataatgtatatatcatataatacaGTATAGTAAAGtacaatataataaattatattataaaacaaTTGATAACAATGATTCAAAAATGCATGTGTTTGCGCataattcaaaacttttttttatcttactCATAATATTTTCACCCTCTATCATAAagtattatctttttaaaattaaatcacacttccaatttaaaataaaacaaataatattaccATACATTACTTAAAAAACCTAAAAATGTACTATTCCCTTTACGTGGATACTCTTTGATCCAAAGATTATAGTATGATTAACACCAAAGGACAATTTGGAGTgtagtttcaaattttaaaacaaattttgaatgaaaagaCAACTCTATTAAGATTTTAGTGAACTAAAAGTGAGAGATTATCTCTAATTAAGGCCACCCATTTgctaattttgggttttaatgcaaagacatcacatattaaTATGGTTCGGTTCCAAAGTGATTAGGGTGTCATGCAtacatttaaaattacaaattaaatagtaataaattgTATGACAAAAACTTACTGTCACAAtccaaaatgagtcgtgagtggcacccacacttaacctcttaggtgggcgaaccaaggAATCCAAACCCTAGTATATACCAATaattcaactatgaataacaaaaataatgcggaagctccaaaacttACTAATGTATCATTTCCTGGAACCTGAAAGtaatcacatcaaggacatctaatctccaaatactaagtctaagaatatcaaatacatcaaaataaaagagtAGGAATGGTATGTGTTCGAAAAGATAGCACATCATGTCATGACTGAGAGAATCTAACACGAActtgaatgaatagctcaccctggaacCTGACATGTTGGAGACTGACTAGAGCTGAGAGAAATTTGAAGTCATTGGTTCACTCGTTGCActccataaaaggaaaataaagaaaaacacaagtagggctcagtacggGACAACATAAATTGAATAGGTATtatcggtcaacccaaaatagaaactaatatacaataaataatagtatgaaatCAACAATGagacctatatatatatatatatatatatatattataataataataataataataataataataaggtacGATGCAAAGATTTTTATAGTATTTAGTTACATTGTAACTACCTTGTCAACTTTTTCAACCAAAAAGGAGTActtcttttaaatattatataataactaTGTCATTGTATGAGCTATTTATTACTCATTCCttttgaatttgttattttgattttgatcagaaacaatttaccaaagtgaaataagattttaaaattttatgatattaaacatgtcacgtggatATTAATACTTGAAAGCATagaatcatcaaaaaaataataagacattactttttaaaattgattaaaaaatataaaataaacaattgaaaaaacatTTCATATGTACTAAAATATGTCCCAAATATATCTAAGGTACTTTCAATTCCTTGTTGGTAATATATAGCCTTTTAGAAATATGTACTATAACCTTTTTTCTTTGTCTTACTTTTTTTAGGAATAATGGTCTAAATgtctaaaaattaaatacttttagTTACATTGTAATTATCTTGTTTGCTTGTCAACCAAAAGAAGAATGTAACTATCTtgttaattttcaaatatgtcaTTGTATGTGCtatttcttattcattttatttgaatttatcaGTGGTTTTAATGACacatagttattttttatacgtTTAATATACTAAAATTTAAGGTATTAAACATATCATATGAATAGTTGATACTAAAGAGtttaagaacaataataattcctttttaaatagataaaatgtaatacaaataaattaaaattgagtgAGTAGTTCATATACATAAGTATATTTTCAATGAATCATGATACTTTTAAATTCTGTTTGATAATTCATAATCATTTACGCTAATTAAAAGAGTGTTTGGATTGAAttcttttaagtatttttcttctttttgttttgtttggaaaAGATTCAAAAACTCTtaaagtgattatttttagGCCGAAAAAcgtacaaaataaatttaaaaagtcatacttttattttattttatttaggtgGCCATGTCAATTTGataaatgtaataaattttgagcccttcaaatatatttttgatgctATGAATAGTGTTGTTATTGGGTATTGATTAAAAAGGAAATGTATTTTAACAACATAATACAAAATGTATAGTTTTTGGTTTCCCGCTGATGTTTAAAGTTCATATAAGTGTGTCAATTAAATCTGAATCACGCACTATAGGGTTTATTCGGTGGTGATACTCTTAacgagatttttttttgtacttacTGTAGTTTGAGACCTCTGGTTAAAGGCGAATCAGTCTACCACTAtaccacaactcatatggataTAAAATACtccttttgttttaaaaaaaatgacatagttttttcctttttggcaACACCTTTAACCTCAACTTTTCCACGTGACATGTCTAAGACtataagattaaaggacatttacatttgacataactttaatttagaatacAACAATAAatagtcttctttcttttcttaaactttctTTCAAGTtaaactaggtcattcttttttaaaccgAGGGATTAACTTTTTTCCAATTACAATCATTATAGATGAAGTACTTTACTTATATCTAAGGGAAAAGGATCGACTTTGATTAAAATTGTTGCTACGATATTGGACTTTATGAATATTCTTTTATCCcaacactatttaatagtgtatatatgtgtccacgtggacatcataaatattgcatcattttAAATAGCAGTGTGTCCATGTCTGAacacatatatatctttaaaatacactttTAAAAAGTGCGGGGGTAAAATTTCCTCCATAAAATTGATATCATGACAACAATTTCGActaaaattaagatatttttcaGATCCTTTTCCCTTATATCTACGTGTGTGGAGAAGATTAGCGAAGAGTTTCATTGACTAATTCCTTGTTAACATGTTGATTTGAGGGAACAATTAATTAAACGAGTCCTAAATATtgtgtttatattttcttctaaatatTGTGAAGTGACATAACAATTTTAGGAGCGTTCTAATCAGTttgtttatttccttttttaagaTTGTGAAATGACACAACAACTTTTGAATAGTCTAAATTATTATatctatttttgtataatttcaaCATGGTGAAGTGACACAACAATTTAGaaaaggcataatatataaatgtccattttaacttggatttaaatcatatttatgtcaTTTAACCTTGGATGTGCAGAAATAGatatttaaacttgtataaagttgaacaaatagatacACATGTCCTACTTGTCATtctatatgtcatttttttatcctatgtggtgtcctacgtgtattgtgtcatgtaggactcatgtgcttatttatttaaaagttggatagttaaagtgtctgttaGTACATTATGAAaattggaggtcaaagttaaaatttgaaaccaaatttaaagtccaatatatgtattatgccttttagGAAAATCCTATATACACGTATCTTTTCTCATGAAATGGTAAAGTAACACAGAGATAAAAGTTTAATATAAGAAGATaacaaattatatttgtttatctAATATGATTTTGAATCGATCCATACGAATGACtcgaatcaattttttttcgaGGGAAAAgagtcaaaaatacccttgaactatacaaataaatctaaaaatacTCTCCATTTATCTTttggtctaaaatacccttccATTCATCTTTTTGGCTCATTTATACCCTTGAAACTAACAattctttctttattctttatttttttaaaaatttattatgtgtCATTCTCCTGTTGGATAATATAAAGAGTCCGCCTCGATTagattatttatcattatttattcaAACCAAAACAATATTTCTTCAAGACcgcaatttttttatttaaaaatattaaatttttttattattttttatttttagatataaTTCCTCTCCATTTcctcaaatttttatttgaaatgtaGACTcatgacaaaagaaaaagttaacggctaatatttaattaattaaatcaaaatatgatatagattattagtattttataaaaaaaaattattatttcatactcata
The sequence above is a segment of the Solanum lycopersicum chromosome 10, SLM_r2.1 genome. Coding sequences within it:
- the GRXS25 gene encoding glutaredoxin-C9; translation: MVTENAVIVFRRRGCCMSHVIKRLLQCLGANPVMYDIEEKYENEAITELEDIGKSIDGGGDRREDRSLSSPLPAVFIGGELFGGLDRIMEAHISGELCPVLKNAGALWL